A genomic region of Roseofilum casamattae BLCC-M143 contains the following coding sequences:
- the panD gene encoding aspartate 1-decarboxylase — MLINVLKSKLHRVRVTEAQLYYEGSITIDEQLLKTARILPGEKVQVVNVNNGSRLETYTIPGVWGSRTICLNGPAARMNAVGDEIIIIAYAQMTEEEALLYSPKVVLVDECNNPITEEPSV, encoded by the coding sequence ATGCTAATCAATGTACTCAAAAGCAAGCTACATCGAGTTAGAGTCACCGAGGCACAATTATACTATGAAGGATCGATTACGATCGACGAACAATTGCTCAAAACCGCCCGCATTCTCCCCGGTGAAAAAGTACAGGTAGTTAATGTCAATAATGGATCTCGCCTGGAAACTTATACCATTCCCGGTGTTTGGGGAAGTCGCACAATTTGTTTAAATGGTCCAGCAGCTCGGATGAATGCAGTTGGAGATGAAATTATTATTATTGCTTATGCCCAAATGACTGAAGAAGAAGCACTATTATATTCTCCAAAAGTGGTATTAGTAGATGAGTGTAATAATCCGATTACTGAAGAACCATCAGTTTGA
- a CDS encoding sulfotransferase family protein: protein MTESAKSPNFLIIGVQKSGTTSIYNYLKQHPQVYMSSVKETNFFARDPNKAPSDRPLRHPTQKRIDTWEKYCDLFAEVTDEIAIGEASPNYMVNYSVATAQIKRRIPNAKLIAILRNPSDRAYSDYLMHVRDAIGKPRSLVEQIEQKGKASATLRKGFYGEHLTAFYQEFDPAQIRVFLYEDLRKNSAKMMQEIYRFIGVDATYQPDTSARSQVAKLPKNQTFNQLLNTRNPLRETAAKVLNSLLPATTVQNLRDRLNNLNRSQAKIPPLDPGDRQILIDFYRDDILKLQALINRDLSSWLD, encoded by the coding sequence GTGACTGAATCGGCGAAGTCACCCAATTTCTTGATTATTGGCGTGCAAAAGTCGGGGACGACTTCAATTTATAACTACCTGAAGCAGCATCCCCAAGTCTATATGAGTTCGGTAAAAGAGACAAACTTTTTCGCCCGAGACCCGAATAAAGCGCCTAGCGATCGCCCCTTGCGGCATCCGACACAAAAACGCATCGATACCTGGGAAAAATATTGCGATCTGTTTGCCGAGGTTACCGATGAAATTGCCATCGGCGAAGCCTCTCCCAATTATATGGTCAATTATTCCGTTGCCACCGCCCAAATTAAACGGCGCATTCCCAATGCAAAACTGATTGCAATTTTACGCAACCCCAGCGATCGCGCTTATTCTGATTACTTGATGCACGTGCGGGATGCCATCGGAAAGCCACGGTCTCTAGTAGAGCAAATCGAACAAAAAGGTAAAGCGTCTGCTACCTTGAGAAAAGGATTTTATGGCGAGCATTTAACTGCGTTTTACCAGGAATTCGACCCCGCACAAATTCGCGTATTTTTGTATGAAGATTTACGCAAGAATTCAGCAAAAATGATGCAGGAAATTTATCGGTTTATTGGCGTCGATGCGACTTATCAACCGGATACTTCCGCGCGATCGCAAGTGGCCAAATTACCGAAAAACCAAACCTTCAACCAACTCCTCAATACCCGAAATCCCTTGCGCGAAACCGCTGCCAAAGTCCTCAACAGTCTCTTACCCGCTACCACCGTCCAAAACTTGCGCGATCGCCTCAATAACCTGAACCGATCCCAAGCCAAAATACCTCCTCTCGACCCCGGAGATCGCCAAATCCTAATTGACTTCTATCGAGATGATATCCTCAAGCTCCAGGCGCTGATTAATCGCGACCTCTCCAGTTGGCTCGACTGA